One stretch of Qipengyuania gelatinilytica DNA includes these proteins:
- the bla gene encoding class A beta-lactamase produces the protein MRFDRRSVIAGAAALAGAACVPLDQSTQGRITAKLRIIERALGGRLGVAFLAPEAGASLDYRGAERFPLASTFKTSLAALALSLEQQGKLDLSQRVTWTKDDLIFHTPFTGERIETGATLRELAQAAQQSSDNLAANLVLDRVGGPAGLTEFWRQLGDNSSRLDRVETRLNYVPPGEERDTTTPIAVASTLSKILVSGSGNPLDSARAAELRSWMVDSTTGLARVRAGLPDTWVAGDKTGNSSDWGGTMGYLRGDIGFVESPTGDPVFFAAYHQSPLGDTIDGDRVDAAFAEIGRTLTGWVRRLYRIVLT, from the coding sequence ATGAGGTTCGACCGGCGCAGCGTGATCGCAGGTGCGGCAGCGCTGGCCGGGGCGGCCTGTGTCCCGTTGGACCAGAGCACGCAAGGCAGGATCACTGCCAAGCTGCGGATCATTGAGCGCGCGCTAGGCGGACGGCTTGGCGTGGCCTTTCTTGCGCCGGAAGCTGGCGCAAGCCTCGACTATCGCGGCGCGGAGCGGTTTCCGCTGGCCTCGACCTTCAAGACCTCGCTCGCCGCGCTGGCGCTCTCGCTGGAACAGCAGGGCAAGCTCGACCTGTCGCAGCGAGTGACATGGACGAAGGACGATCTCATCTTCCACACGCCTTTTACCGGCGAGCGGATCGAGACGGGCGCCACCTTGCGCGAGCTGGCCCAGGCTGCGCAGCAAAGTTCGGACAACCTCGCGGCCAATCTCGTCCTCGACCGGGTCGGCGGTCCTGCCGGACTAACCGAATTCTGGCGACAGCTTGGCGATAATTCCTCGCGGCTCGACCGGGTGGAAACGCGGCTGAATTACGTGCCACCCGGCGAAGAGCGCGACACCACCACACCGATCGCCGTGGCTTCGACGCTCTCGAAAATACTGGTTTCGGGCAGCGGCAACCCGCTCGATAGCGCGCGCGCAGCCGAATTGCGCAGCTGGATGGTGGACAGCACAACCGGCCTCGCCCGCGTGCGTGCAGGCCTTCCCGACACGTGGGTCGCTGGCGACAAGACCGGCAATTCGAGCGACTGGGGCGGCACGATGGGATATCTTCGCGGCGATATCGGCTTCGTCGAAAGCCCGACTGGCGATCCCGTGTTCTTCGCCGCCTATCACCAGAGCCCGCTCGGCGACACGATCGACGGGGATCGGGTCGATGCCGCATTTGCCGAAATCGGCCGCACGCTGACCGGCTGGGTCCGGCGGCTCTATAGGATCGTGCTTACCTGA
- a CDS encoding prephenate dehydratase: MRTFARPAIEMVDSMRQAAATDPARAIAFGGAPGSNSHQAAMQFDPECLPLPYMGFEDALDAVKQGRAGCAMIPIENSQHGRVSDIHFLLPESGLSIVAEHFMRITHALMATGPGPFEAAYSHPQALGQSRAFLQERGIVALAHADTAGAAAYVAEMQDPRFCAIAPPMAAELYGLDIIENEVEDAHDNTTRFVVLAKEPRDPAGIEAETAMTTFIFEVKNVPAALYKALGCFATNGVNMTKLESYQKGASFAATRFYADIEGAPGDPRVDTALEELEFQTNDVRLLGSYAQARKRG; the protein is encoded by the coding sequence ATGCGTACTTTTGCAAGACCCGCGATCGAAATGGTCGACAGCATGCGGCAGGCTGCCGCAACCGATCCCGCACGCGCCATCGCCTTTGGCGGCGCCCCCGGATCGAATTCGCACCAGGCCGCGATGCAGTTCGATCCCGAATGCCTGCCGCTTCCCTACATGGGTTTCGAGGACGCGCTCGACGCTGTGAAACAGGGCCGTGCCGGTTGCGCCATGATCCCGATCGAGAACAGCCAGCACGGGCGCGTGTCGGACATCCACTTCCTGCTGCCCGAAAGCGGGCTGTCGATCGTGGCCGAACATTTCATGCGCATCACCCACGCGCTGATGGCGACCGGACCCGGCCCGTTCGAAGCCGCCTACAGCCACCCGCAGGCCCTCGGGCAGTCGCGCGCGTTTCTGCAGGAGCGCGGGATCGTGGCGCTCGCCCATGCCGATACGGCAGGTGCCGCGGCCTATGTGGCCGAGATGCAGGATCCCAGATTCTGCGCGATCGCTCCGCCGATGGCTGCCGAGCTTTACGGTCTCGATATCATCGAGAACGAGGTCGAGGACGCCCATGACAACACCACGCGCTTCGTCGTGCTGGCCAAGGAACCGCGCGATCCTGCGGGGATCGAGGCTGAAACCGCGATGACCACCTTCATCTTCGAGGTGAAGAACGTGCCCGCCGCGCTTTACAAGGCGCTGGGCTGCTTTGCGACCAACGGCGTCAACATGACCAAGCTGGAAAGCTACCAGAAGGGCGCAAGCTTTGCAGCGACCCGGTTCTACGCAGATATCGAGGGCGCGCCGGGCGATCCGCGAGTGGATACCGCGCTCGAAGAACTCGAATTCCAGACCAATGACGTCCGCCTGCTCGGCAGCTATGCACAGGCAAGGAAGCGCGGATGA
- a CDS encoding c-type cytochrome, whose amino-acid sequence MDDRFNTASGWVLFSGIVALAASIGAGMYFHADSYEYPEDKDFGYFVEAEEEDGGANAGPDLGTLLASADAAAGERVFAKCTACHTIDQGGANGIGPNLYGVMGAAIGSHAPGFAYSSALSGHGGEWTWENMDAWLTSPRSFANGTKMSFAGLSKAEDRANLMEFLSTYGGAPAKPEPAAPAAEEGAEGVAVAGEEPSEAEAAGAMGADEPVASANAAGDNEGATKVD is encoded by the coding sequence ATGGACGACCGTTTCAACACCGCATCCGGCTGGGTTCTCTTCTCCGGCATCGTCGCACTCGCCGCCTCGATCGGCGCAGGCATGTATTTCCATGCCGACAGCTACGAATATCCCGAAGACAAGGACTTCGGTTATTTCGTGGAAGCTGAAGAAGAAGATGGCGGCGCCAACGCAGGGCCCGATCTCGGTACGCTGCTCGCTTCGGCCGATGCGGCTGCCGGCGAACGTGTCTTCGCCAAGTGCACCGCTTGCCACACGATCGACCAGGGCGGTGCCAACGGCATCGGTCCGAACCTTTACGGCGTGATGGGCGCGGCCATCGGTAGCCATGCTCCGGGCTTCGCTTATTCGTCGGCCTTGTCGGGCCACGGCGGCGAATGGACCTGGGAAAACATGGACGCGTGGCTCACCAGCCCGCGCAGCTTTGCCAATGGCACCAAGATGAGCTTCGCCGGTCTGTCCAAGGCTGAAGATCGTGCCAATCTCATGGAATTCCTGTCGACCTATGGCGGCGCACCGGCCAAGCCGGAACCGGCCGCTCCTGCCGCCGAGGAAGGCGCCGAGGGCGTAGCCGTCGCAGGCGAAGAGCCGAGCGAAGCCGAAGCCGCTGGCGCAATGGGCGCCGACGAGCCGGTCGCATCGGCCAACGCTGCAGGCGACAACGAAGGCGCGACCAAGGTCGACTGA
- a CDS encoding RlmE family RNA methyltransferase, which produces MSRSGKDKDTRVRTAKKRSESSTRWLQRQLNDPYVKQAKADGYRSRAAYKLIEMDEKFGLLRGAKRIVDLGIAPGGWSQVARKVVPKAHVVGIDLLEVEPIEGVTILQMDFMDDDAPRVLEEAMGGKADLVMSDMAANTVGHKQTDHLRTMGLVEAGAWFAIENLEKGGTFLAKVLAGGTDKDLLDLLKKHFKTVKHAKPPASRKGSSEWYVIAQGFKG; this is translated from the coding sequence ATGTCTAGATCGGGCAAGGACAAGGACACGCGCGTCCGTACCGCGAAAAAGCGCAGCGAATCCTCGACCCGCTGGCTGCAGCGGCAACTCAACGATCCTTACGTCAAGCAGGCCAAGGCCGATGGCTATCGCAGCCGCGCGGCTTACAAGCTGATCGAGATGGACGAGAAATTCGGCCTGCTGCGCGGGGCGAAGCGGATCGTCGACCTCGGCATTGCGCCGGGCGGCTGGAGCCAGGTCGCGCGCAAGGTCGTACCCAAGGCGCATGTCGTCGGCATCGACCTGCTCGAAGTCGAGCCGATCGAGGGCGTCACCATCTTACAGATGGATTTCATGGACGACGATGCCCCGCGCGTGCTCGAGGAAGCCATGGGCGGCAAGGCCGATCTCGTGATGAGCGACATGGCCGCCAACACCGTCGGCCACAAGCAGACCGATCACCTGCGCACGATGGGCCTCGTCGAGGCCGGCGCATGGTTCGCGATCGAGAACCTCGAAAAGGGGGGGACCTTCTTGGCCAAGGTGCTCGCCGGCGGGACCGACAAGGACCTGCTCGACCTGCTCAAGAAGCATTTCAAGACCGTGAAACACGCCAAGCCGCCCGCCAGCCGCAAGGGCTCGAGCGAGTGGTACGTGATCGCGCAGGGTTTCAAGGGCTGA
- a CDS encoding Ppx/GppA phosphatase family protein: MADQIPPDTKRGQERQRGGTSGKVADFRYKRPSRSKGRKAPQRDNAARPNGAAPRPQSPPSSPQRARRQAYAALDLGTNNCRLLIARPSGENFTVIDAFSRVVRLGEGLAASGRLSDEAMERTLAALHVCAEKLRRRHVHLARSVATEACRRASNGAEFIERVQRETGIMLDIISAQEEARLAVLGCHVLLEDGAGPAVIFDIGGGSTELVLVEPSGAVPRILDWMSVPWGVVSLTDTVTGSDDNKEERLDRYKRMRQTVLDSFKPFAERIREFAKGPDPIRLLGTSGTVTTLASLHLELPQYDRQAVDGLIVNSSDMREISVKLSHMSGPERRQLPCIGDDRANLVVAGCAILESILDIWPSQTLGVADRGIREGILRSLMAADADGDRSRAALQRMREQDV; this comes from the coding sequence ATGGCGGATCAGATTCCGCCGGACACAAAACGGGGCCAGGAAAGACAACGGGGCGGCACGTCCGGCAAGGTAGCCGATTTCCGCTACAAGCGCCCCTCCAGGTCCAAGGGCCGAAAAGCCCCGCAGCGTGATAATGCTGCGCGTCCGAACGGCGCAGCTCCGCGTCCTCAATCCCCGCCATCGAGCCCTCAACGCGCAAGGCGGCAGGCCTATGCCGCGCTCGACCTGGGCACCAACAACTGCCGCTTGCTGATCGCACGCCCTTCGGGCGAAAATTTCACCGTGATCGATGCCTTCAGCCGCGTCGTGCGCCTTGGTGAAGGGCTTGCCGCCAGCGGCAGGCTGTCTGACGAAGCGATGGAACGCACACTCGCCGCGCTTCACGTCTGCGCCGAGAAGCTGCGGCGCCGCCATGTGCACCTTGCGCGCTCTGTCGCGACCGAGGCCTGCAGGCGCGCGTCCAACGGCGCCGAATTCATCGAGCGGGTCCAGCGCGAGACGGGCATCATGCTCGACATCATTTCCGCCCAGGAAGAAGCGCGACTTGCGGTCCTTGGCTGTCACGTCCTGCTGGAGGACGGCGCAGGCCCGGCGGTCATCTTCGACATCGGCGGCGGCTCCACCGAACTGGTGCTGGTCGAGCCGAGCGGCGCGGTACCGCGCATCCTCGACTGGATGAGTGTGCCCTGGGGTGTCGTCTCGCTGACCGACACGGTCACCGGCTCCGACGATAATAAGGAAGAGCGGCTCGACCGGTACAAGCGCATGCGCCAGACCGTACTCGACAGCTTCAAGCCTTTTGCGGAACGCATCCGTGAATTTGCCAAGGGCCCCGACCCGATCCGCCTGCTGGGCACCAGCGGCACGGTGACGACGCTGGCAAGCCTCCACCTCGAACTGCCGCAATACGACCGGCAGGCAGTCGACGGGTTGATCGTCAACAGCAGCGACATGCGCGAAATTTCGGTCAAGCTGTCGCATATGAGCGGCCCCGAACGCCGCCAGCTCCCCTGCATCGGCGATGACCGCGCGAACCTCGTGGTGGCGGGCTGTGCGATCCTCGAAAGCATTCTCGACATCTGGCCGTCACAGACACTGGGCGTGGCCGACCGCGGCATTCGCGAAGGCATTTTGCGCAGCCTGATGGCCGCCGATGCCGACGGCGATCGCAGCCGCGCCGCCCTGCAACGCATGAGGGAACAGGATGTCTAG
- a CDS encoding 2Fe-2S iron-sulfur cluster-binding protein produces the protein MANTITVNGTAHPMPEDPRVSLLDFLRQHVGLTGTKKGCDHGQCGACTVIVNGIRINSCLTLAAMHDGDSVTTIEGLGTPDEPSALQRAFLEHDGFQCGYCTPGQICSATAMLEEIAADWPSDASESLEGRIAISGEEIRERMSGNLCRCGAYANIIAAIEDVAAGDRS, from the coding sequence TTGGCTAATACAATTACCGTTAACGGAACCGCTCACCCGATGCCGGAAGACCCGCGGGTCAGTCTTCTCGATTTTCTGAGGCAGCACGTCGGTCTTACCGGCACGAAGAAGGGCTGCGACCATGGTCAGTGCGGGGCATGCACGGTGATCGTGAACGGCATTCGCATCAACAGCTGCCTGACGCTGGCGGCGATGCATGATGGCGACAGCGTAACGACCATCGAAGGTCTCGGCACGCCCGACGAGCCCTCCGCTCTCCAGCGCGCGTTTCTCGAGCATGACGGTTTCCAGTGCGGCTATTGCACTCCGGGCCAGATCTGTTCCGCCACCGCCATGCTGGAGGAAATTGCCGCCGACTGGCCGAGCGACGCCAGCGAAAGCCTCGAAGGCCGCATCGCTATTTCCGGCGAAGAAATACGCGAGCGCATGAGCGGCAATCTGTGCCGCTGCGGCGCATATGCTAATATCATCGCGGCGATCGAGGACGTCGCGGCGGGAGACCGCTCATGA
- a CDS encoding FAD binding domain-containing protein: protein MRPFQYTRAPSLAEASNLTAAEDTLAIAGGTNLLDLMKLQVETPDQLADINQLGLAEIEGTEDGGLRLGALATNTETAVHPRVRADYPVLSRAILAGATQQLRNKATNGGNLCQRTRCFYFTNIDQPCNKREPGSGCGAIDGIAKLHAILGTSEQCIATYPGDMAVALSALGAEVQISGDKGERSVPVRDFHLLPGDTPWIENVLEPGEIITGIVLPAPVRGTQIYRKVRERSSYAFALVSVAAIIELTDGKFSRADLAFGGLAHKPWFDPRVGEALLGQPPSDALFDKAADILIEDARGYGENDFKIPLTRRTLRAVLAQATEDAA from the coding sequence ATGAGGCCGTTCCAATACACCCGCGCGCCCTCGCTTGCCGAAGCTTCCAACCTGACTGCAGCGGAAGATACGCTTGCCATTGCGGGCGGAACCAACCTCCTCGACCTCATGAAGCTGCAGGTGGAAACGCCCGATCAGCTGGCCGACATCAACCAGCTGGGCCTTGCGGAGATCGAGGGCACGGAAGACGGCGGGCTGCGCCTCGGCGCGCTCGCCACGAATACCGAAACCGCCGTCCATCCGCGTGTGCGGGCCGATTATCCCGTGCTCTCGCGCGCCATTTTGGCCGGGGCGACGCAGCAATTGCGCAACAAGGCCACCAATGGCGGCAATCTGTGCCAGCGCACCCGGTGCTTCTACTTCACCAATATCGACCAGCCGTGCAACAAGCGCGAGCCGGGCAGCGGTTGCGGTGCGATCGACGGCATCGCCAAGCTTCACGCGATCCTTGGCACGAGCGAGCAGTGCATTGCGACTTATCCGGGCGACATGGCCGTAGCGCTGAGCGCGCTGGGCGCGGAGGTGCAGATTTCGGGCGACAAGGGTGAGCGCAGCGTGCCTGTGCGCGACTTCCACCTCCTGCCCGGCGATACGCCGTGGATCGAGAATGTCCTCGAACCGGGCGAGATCATCACCGGCATCGTTCTTCCGGCGCCCGTCAGGGGCACGCAAATCTACCGCAAGGTGCGCGAGCGTTCGTCCTACGCCTTCGCGCTCGTTTCCGTCGCCGCCATAATCGAGCTGACCGACGGCAAGTTTTCGCGCGCCGATCTCGCCTTTGGCGGTCTCGCGCACAAGCCGTGGTTCGATCCGCGCGTCGGTGAAGCCCTGCTGGGCCAGCCTCCTTCGGATGCGCTGTTCGACAAGGCTGCCGATATCCTGATCGAAGACGCGCGCGGCTATGGCGAGAACGATTTCAAGATACCGCTTACGCGCCGGACGCTTCGCGCCGTCCTGGCCCAGGCGACGGAGGACGCAGCATGA
- a CDS encoding xanthine dehydrogenase family protein molybdopterin-binding subunit — protein sequence MTVHFKQDEPDNSNRLDGMKQGVIGKPLPRIEGLAKVTGTAPYAAEYRIENCAEGVLVTSTITRGEVTSIDRASVLSMPGVIAVVDDEKLCTRAAQGTANEAPMQGPAQVCYWGQPIALVVAETFEQARDAAKHLKVEYREDADAPIDPEAVEPEEQEDETVHQGDLAHAMAEAAHSVDVTYTTKGHASAAMEPHAAIAQWDGDKLTVHASLQMLNYNITELADALDMEEENIRLIARFVGGGFGSKLGISEEVVAAALAAKQVGRPVRVVQSRQQVFQTVMRRSETTQHLRLAADENGKLTGFGHEALVSNLPGETFAEPVLQSSHFMYGGENRELMLNVARIHRMTAGSVRAPGEAVGMPTLEGAMDVLAEKAGIDPVELRLRNIPEQDPEEGLPFSSHKLAECLKQGAEAFGWDNGPRKPRQRREGEWWIGTGMASAARVHNIAEAKARVTLKADGTALVETDMTDIGTGTYTILAQVAGEMLGLNPAQVLVELGDTRHPRGPGSGGSWGAASIGSAVYIACKAIREELAAKLGTSEEELELREGKSAGGETLTDLLGGKDLAREGHYEPGDIEDDYTASGFGAFFAEVRVNHYTGETRVDRMLGAFGFGRVLNARTARSQCIGGITWSIGVALTEALEFDPRDGHLVNCDLAEYHVPVHRDVPDLDVVLVEERDGAASPIQAKGIGELGMCGGAAAIANAIYHACGARLYDYPMTPDRVLAAMPD from the coding sequence ATGACGGTCCATTTCAAGCAGGACGAGCCCGACAATTCCAACCGTCTCGACGGGATGAAACAGGGCGTGATTGGCAAGCCCCTTCCGCGCATCGAGGGGCTGGCCAAGGTCACCGGGACTGCACCCTATGCCGCAGAATATCGGATAGAGAATTGCGCCGAAGGTGTGCTGGTCACTTCGACCATCACGCGCGGCGAGGTCACTTCCATCGACCGGGCAAGCGTGCTTTCCATGCCCGGCGTGATTGCGGTGGTGGATGATGAGAAGCTCTGCACCCGCGCGGCGCAGGGAACGGCGAACGAAGCGCCCATGCAGGGGCCGGCGCAGGTCTGCTACTGGGGTCAGCCGATTGCACTGGTAGTCGCTGAAACCTTCGAACAGGCGCGCGACGCTGCCAAGCACCTCAAGGTCGAATACCGCGAAGATGCTGACGCACCCATCGATCCCGAAGCGGTCGAGCCCGAAGAGCAGGAAGACGAGACCGTTCACCAAGGCGATCTGGCGCATGCGATGGCCGAGGCCGCGCACAGCGTCGATGTAACCTATACCACCAAGGGCCATGCCTCTGCCGCGATGGAGCCGCACGCCGCAATCGCCCAGTGGGACGGCGACAAGCTGACGGTCCACGCATCGCTCCAGATGCTCAACTACAACATCACCGAACTGGCCGATGCGCTCGATATGGAGGAGGAGAACATCCGCCTTATAGCCCGCTTCGTCGGGGGCGGGTTCGGGTCCAAGCTGGGGATCAGCGAAGAGGTCGTCGCAGCCGCGCTGGCGGCGAAACAGGTGGGTCGCCCTGTCCGTGTCGTGCAGTCGCGCCAGCAGGTGTTCCAGACGGTCATGCGCCGCAGTGAAACCACGCAGCACCTGCGCCTCGCGGCTGACGAAAACGGTAAGCTCACCGGCTTCGGCCACGAGGCGCTGGTGTCCAACCTGCCCGGAGAGACATTTGCCGAGCCCGTGCTGCAATCGTCGCACTTCATGTATGGCGGCGAGAACCGCGAATTGATGCTCAATGTTGCCCGCATCCACCGCATGACGGCCGGATCGGTGCGCGCTCCGGGCGAGGCGGTCGGGATGCCGACCCTTGAAGGCGCGATGGATGTGCTCGCCGAGAAGGCCGGTATCGATCCGGTCGAACTGCGCCTGCGCAACATTCCCGAGCAGGATCCCGAGGAAGGCCTCCCGTTCTCCTCTCACAAGCTCGCGGAATGCCTCAAGCAAGGGGCCGAGGCTTTTGGCTGGGACAATGGTCCTCGAAAGCCGCGCCAGCGGCGCGAGGGCGAGTGGTGGATCGGCACCGGCATGGCCAGCGCTGCACGTGTCCACAATATCGCCGAGGCAAAGGCACGGGTCACGCTGAAAGCCGATGGCACGGCGCTGGTCGAAACGGACATGACCGATATCGGCACCGGGACCTACACCATCCTCGCGCAGGTTGCCGGGGAGATGCTGGGCCTGAATCCAGCGCAGGTTCTTGTCGAACTGGGCGACACGCGCCATCCACGCGGCCCCGGCTCGGGCGGCAGCTGGGGCGCGGCATCGATCGGTTCGGCTGTGTACATCGCGTGCAAGGCGATCCGCGAAGAACTGGCCGCAAAGCTCGGCACGAGTGAGGAAGAACTCGAACTGCGCGAAGGCAAGAGCGCTGGCGGCGAGACGCTGACGGACCTTCTCGGCGGCAAGGACCTTGCCCGCGAAGGGCATTACGAGCCCGGCGATATCGAGGACGATTACACTGCGTCCGGCTTCGGCGCCTTCTTCGCCGAGGTGCGCGTCAACCACTACACCGGTGAAACGCGCGTCGATCGGATGCTCGGCGCCTTCGGCTTCGGGCGCGTGCTCAACGCCAGGACCGCCCGTTCGCAATGCATCGGCGGCATCACCTGGAGCATCGGAGTAGCGCTGACCGAGGCGCTGGAGTTCGATCCGCGCGACGGACATCTCGTCAATTGCGACCTTGCCGAATACCATGTCCCGGTCCACCGCGACGTGCCCGATCTCGATGTCGTGCTAGTGGAAGAGCGCGATGGCGCGGCCAGCCCGATCCAGGCCAAGGGCATCGGTGAACTCGGCATGTGCGGCGGAGCGGCAGCCATCGCCAACGCGATCTACCACGCCTGCGGGGCCCGGCTGTACGATTACCCGATGACACCGGACCGTGTCCTCGCAGCAATGCCCGACTGA
- a CDS encoding XdhC family protein, with translation MLVDITIEAVRDEDHLALAAACQPGVGLCTIVGIEGSFSRRLGAQLAVLPDGTAVGDLADSCLENQLASDMAQCADRRVERYGRGSRTIDFRLPCGGGLDILIDPSPDRAACRSALGALRARRPVRLPFDCGDHRLDRTYLPSLKLVAFGEGPELDAMASLCSALKVDVEVYSKDDLTLGQAARNVHFDPWTACLLLFHDHEWELALLQQSLASDAFYIGAQGGEKARSDRTLALAARGVPEEQIARLTSPVGLMPACKSPRTLALSALSEIVGRYEEMRAFA, from the coding sequence ATGCTGGTCGATATTACGATTGAGGCGGTGCGCGACGAGGACCACCTCGCGCTGGCCGCAGCGTGCCAGCCGGGTGTGGGCCTTTGCACCATCGTCGGGATAGAAGGCAGCTTCTCGCGGCGTCTCGGTGCGCAACTGGCGGTCTTGCCTGACGGGACTGCCGTCGGCGATCTTGCCGATAGCTGCCTGGAAAACCAGCTGGCGAGTGACATGGCGCAATGCGCGGATCGGCGTGTCGAGCGTTATGGGCGGGGATCACGGACAATCGACTTCCGCCTGCCTTGTGGAGGCGGGCTCGATATCCTCATCGACCCATCGCCGGATCGTGCGGCCTGTCGCTCCGCTCTCGGAGCGCTGAGGGCGCGTCGCCCGGTCCGGCTGCCGTTCGATTGCGGAGACCACCGGTTGGACCGCACATATCTCCCTTCGCTGAAACTTGTCGCCTTCGGGGAGGGGCCGGAGCTCGACGCCATGGCTTCGCTGTGTTCAGCCCTGAAGGTCGATGTCGAGGTGTATTCCAAGGACGACCTCACCCTTGGCCAAGCGGCTCGCAATGTGCACTTTGATCCCTGGACGGCCTGCCTGCTGCTGTTCCATGATCACGAGTGGGAACTGGCCCTGCTCCAACAATCGCTGGCGAGCGACGCTTTCTACATCGGGGCGCAAGGCGGGGAAAAGGCGCGGTCCGACCGGACATTGGCGCTTGCCGCGCGCGGCGTTCCGGAAGAGCAGATCGCACGACTGACCAGCCCGGTCGGACTGATGCCGGCCTGCAAATCTCCGCGAACTCTCGCATTGTCGGCGCTATCCGAAATTGTCGGTCGCTATGAGGAAATGCGTGCCTTCGCCTGA
- a CDS encoding nucleotidyltransferase family protein, translated as MPSPEPKTGVVLLAAGQGRRFGGGKLTADFRGRPLWEWAAQTAESIDSSERLLVIGPKSPIESREGWRLVENPVAERGMGTSIAAGVRALADSDRVVIMLADMPLVSRSHLGLLLEAQGVAFTLYPDRSAGCPAIFPRSVFPLLESLSGDRGARSLDLGDAELIAPPHERQLVDVDEVCDLQRLRSAD; from the coding sequence GTGCCTTCGCCTGAGCCGAAGACCGGCGTGGTGCTCCTTGCCGCCGGGCAAGGGAGACGGTTCGGTGGCGGCAAGCTCACCGCCGATTTTCGCGGACGCCCCTTGTGGGAATGGGCCGCACAAACCGCAGAGAGTATTGATTCCAGCGAGCGCCTCCTCGTGATTGGCCCCAAGAGCCCGATCGAGAGCCGCGAAGGATGGAGGCTGGTCGAGAACCCCGTGGCAGAGAGGGGTATGGGCACTTCGATCGCTGCAGGAGTGCGCGCGCTGGCCGATAGTGATCGCGTCGTGATCATGCTCGCCGACATGCCGCTTGTCTCGCGCAGCCATCTTGGCCTGCTCCTCGAAGCGCAGGGCGTAGCTTTCACGCTCTATCCCGATCGCAGTGCGGGATGTCCGGCAATTTTCCCGCGTTCTGTCTTCCCGCTGCTCGAATCTCTATCCGGTGATCGGGGGGCGCGAAGCCTCGACCTGGGGGACGCCGAGCTCATCGCGCCACCTCACGAACGACAGCTTGTCGATGTCGATGAGGTTTGCGATCTTCAGCGGCTAAGGTCCGCCGATTGA
- a CDS encoding type 1 glutamine amidotransferase domain-containing protein encodes MKILMVLTSHDKLGDTGKKTGFWLEEFAAPYYVLKDAGHDITLASPAGGQPPLDPKSDEPDAQTDATKRFKDDEEAQAHLASTHKLADIDVSKFDGVFYPGGHGPLWDLAESAESKAIIEGALSADKPVALVCHAPAVLKNVATPEGDPIVKGRKVTGFTNEEEEAVGLTDVVPFLLEDVLKEQGGEFSKDGVFEPYVVQDGLLITGQNPPSSEPAAEKLLEALARAE; translated from the coding sequence ATGAAAATCCTCATGGTTCTCACCAGCCACGACAAACTGGGCGATACCGGCAAGAAGACCGGTTTCTGGCTCGAGGAATTTGCGGCGCCCTATTATGTGCTCAAGGATGCGGGCCACGACATCACGCTGGCAAGCCCGGCCGGCGGACAGCCCCCGCTCGACCCCAAGTCCGACGAGCCCGACGCGCAGACCGATGCGACCAAGCGGTTCAAGGATGACGAGGAAGCGCAGGCCCACCTCGCATCGACCCACAAGCTTGCCGATATCGACGTCTCCAAGTTCGACGGGGTGTTCTACCCGGGCGGCCACGGTCCGCTGTGGGACCTGGCCGAAAGCGCCGAATCCAAAGCTATCATCGAAGGCGCGCTTTCGGCGGACAAGCCGGTGGCGCTCGTTTGCCATGCCCCTGCCGTGCTCAAGAATGTCGCCACGCCTGAAGGGGACCCGATCGTGAAGGGCCGGAAGGTCACCGGCTTCACCAACGAGGAGGAAGAAGCGGTTGGCCTGACCGACGTCGTGCCCTTCCTGCTCGAGGACGTGCTGAAGGAGCAGGGCGGCGAGTTTTCCAAGGACGGTGTATTCGAACCCTATGTCGTGCAGGATGGCCTGCTGATTACCGGCCAGAATCCGCCTTCGAGCGAGCCGGCTGCGGAAAAATTGCTCGAAGCGCTCGCCCGCGCGGAGTGA